The Lepeophtheirus salmonis chromosome 1, UVic_Lsal_1.4, whole genome shotgun sequence genome has a segment encoding these proteins:
- the LOC121131776 gene encoding smoothelin-like protein 2 isoform X2, producing MHSYNMSDLKLKNMDEKSMHNLFLRNMAGLIEETRNPSYCINPNSKRGGMATHAGVALELGITRHASSGVKMMSPQMEAIMIWCQCRVREYKNVKILNFTSCWADGKSFCALIHNFFPNAFDFSIVDKQSPKENYDLAFKTGERYAGIPDFLTAEDMNAMVVQGRVDPKMVFSYVQEVYRMCNEL from the exons ATGCATTCGTATAACATGTCCGACTTAAAGCTTAAAAACATGGATGAAAAGAGTATGCATAATCTCTTTCTCCGTAATATGGCAGGCCTCATCGAAGAGACACGAAATCCATCTTATTGCATCAATCC AAATTCTAAGCGAGGCGGAATGGCCACTCATGCTGGCGTTGCCCTTGAATTAGGGATTACTCGTCATGCATCCTCTGGTGTCAAGATGATGTCTCCACAAATGGAGGCCATTATGATTTGGTGCCAATGTCGTGTACGAGAATACAAA AATGTCAAAATCCTCAACTTTACGTCCTGTTGGGCAGATGGAAAATCCTTTTGCGCTCTCATCCACAACTTCTTCCCCAATGCCTTTGACTTTTCCATCGTGGACAAGCAGTCCCCCAAGGAGAACTATGATCTTGCATTCAAAACGGGAGA acGCTATGCTGGAATCCCTGACTTTTTAACCGCTGAAGACATGAATGCTATGGTTGTACAAGGCCGCGTGGATCCCAAAATGGTCTTCTCCTACGTTCAGGAAGTCTACCGCATGTGCAATGaactatga
- the LOC121131776 gene encoding smoothelin-like protein 2 isoform X1, whose protein sequence is MSKVRQQQQEQVLTRDGLKLKYMDEKKMHNLFLRNMSGLIEEIKNPSPCLNPNSKRGGMATHAGVALELGITRHASSGVKMMSPQMEAIMIWCQCRVREYKNVKILNFTSCWADGKSFCALIHNFFPNAFDFSIVDKQSPKENYDLAFKTGERYAGIPDFLTAEDMNAMVVQGRVDPKMVFSYVQEVYRMCNEL, encoded by the exons ATGTCAAAAGTTCGCCAACAACAACAGGAGCAGGTCCTCACTAGGGATGGCCTCAAATTGAAGTACATGGATGAGAAAAAGATGCACAATCTTTTCCTCCGGAACATGTCGGGACTCATTGAGGAAATCAAAAACCCTTCTCCTTGTCTTAACCC AAATTCTAAGCGAGGCGGAATGGCCACTCATGCTGGCGTTGCCCTTGAATTAGGGATTACTCGTCATGCATCCTCTGGTGTCAAGATGATGTCTCCACAAATGGAGGCCATTATGATTTGGTGCCAATGTCGTGTACGAGAATACAAA AATGTCAAAATCCTCAACTTTACGTCCTGTTGGGCAGATGGAAAATCCTTTTGCGCTCTCATCCACAACTTCTTCCCCAATGCCTTTGACTTTTCCATCGTGGACAAGCAGTCCCCCAAGGAGAACTATGATCTTGCATTCAAAACGGGAGA acGCTATGCTGGAATCCCTGACTTTTTAACCGCTGAAGACATGAATGCTATGGTTGTACAAGGCCGCGTGGATCCCAAAATGGTCTTCTCCTACGTTCAGGAAGTCTACCGCATGTGCAATGaactatga
- the LOC121131777 gene encoding uncharacterized protein has product MAGESMKHQRPPLPTIPPPLNLSGSLKTSLTVRRRGLINDSRTSLLGTESSEDGKGEEEEGEEGSGGGESQGEECGNGRGLRGIVRTHFISSESPEWSMVLEKARVLLTPGEFASLRLSISEYEDRTISVETFAQDLLQLLGDEEKSSFFAELRELVRLPDLPIWDRIIYSRSYNEPLGVSSQHLIHQSERLFPSQPCESRPSFLFKGHSSLSRNHLGFFATSRELYSSPLPFDVSSRYRGRGGYGGGIPYPEDKEEEISFLPRGESIYQNTPAPISRTQDYIPLVRSSRLRRRRTLLEEKEEEFTPWTREHRHHMYEYHEMQNNPSHSRALDSSPFRPPSSSGAQINRPTTLIEHDNQIVSIIKCSPSLGIAIEGGVNTLQSLPRIIAIQPNGAAYRTGGLRVGQLIQEVNGINLTGLPHETVARIIAECYAKRNESHLSLLVKNMKPTPAEMRRSYKGQSNAT; this is encoded by the exons ATGGCCGGAGAGTCCATGAAACATCAGAGACCCCCTTTACCCACCATTCCTCCTCCGTTGAACCTCTCAGGCTCTCTCAAAACTTCTCTAACTGTCCGACGAAGGGGCCTCATTAATGACTCGAGGACAAGTCTTCTTGGAACAGAGTCGTCCGAGGACGGAAAAGGAGAAGAAGAGGAAGGTGAAGAAGGGAGTGGAGGAGGAGAGTCTCAAGGGGAAGAGTGCGGTAATGGTCGTGGACTCAGAGGAATTGTGAGGACTCACTTTATTTCAAGTGAGTCCCCAGAATGGAGCATGGTTCTTGAAAAGGCTCGTGTTCTCCTCACTCCTGGTGAGTTTGCCTCACTAAGGCTATCCATCTCAGAGTATGAGGATCGAACCATTTCTGTGGAAACATTTGCTCAGGATTTGCTTCAACTCTTGGGGGACGAGGAAAAG tCCTCCTTTTTTGCAGAGCTACGAGAACTTGTTCGTCTTCCAGATTTGCCCATTTGGGATCGTATAATCTATTCAAGATCTTACAATGAGCCATTAGGAGTGTCTTCACAGCATCTGATCCATCAAAGTGAAAGATTGTTTCCATCACAACCTTGTGAGTCACGCCCATCTTTTCTTTTCAAAGGCCACTCATCCCTTTCAAGAAATCATTTA GGATTTTTTGCAACGAGCAGAGAATTGTACTCTTCACCTCTTCCATTTGATGTCTCCAGCAGATATAGGGGAAGAGGTGGATACGGAGGAGGGATTCCGTACCCGGAAGACAAAGAAGAAGAGATCTCCTTCCTCCCACGAGGAGAGTCCATTTATCAAAATACTCCTGCCCCAATTAGTCGAACTCAGGATTATATCCCACTAGTACGGAGTAGTCGACTAAGGAGAAGAAGAACTCTTCTTGAAGAAAAAGAGGAAGAATTTACTCCATGGACACGTGAGCATCGGCATCATATGTATGAGTACCATGAGATGCAAAATAATCCTTCGCATTCAAGGGCTCTTGACTCCTCTCCTTTTCGTCCTCCCTCCTCCTCTGGAGCCCAAATAAATAGACCCACAACCCTTATTGAGCACGACAATCAAATCGTATCCATTATCAAATGCTCTCCATCCCTGGGCATAGCCATTGAAGGTGGAGTCAACACTTTGCAATCCCTCCCTCGAATCATTGCCATACAACCAAATGGAGCTGCCTATCGAACAGGGGGTCTACGTGTGGGGCAGCTCATACAAGAAGTGAATGGGATAAACCTCACGG GTTTGCCTCATGAGACCGTGGCACGGATCATTGCAGAGTGCTACGCCAAACGGAACGAGTCTCATCTGTCCCTCCTTGTCAAGAATATGAAACCCACTCCAGCCGAAATGAGACGATCTTACAAAGGTCAGAGCAACGCAACATAG